From a region of the Paenibacillus sp. R14(2021) genome:
- the deoC gene encoding deoxyribose-phosphate aldolase, whose translation MSNELTGAALAAYFDHTLLKPEATFSDIVKLCTEAKQNKFATVCINPYWVSEAAEQLQGTGVGITTVIGFPLGASSTFSKVAEARDAIAAGATEIDMVLNVGALKSGRFEAVSQDVRAVAEACKGRAVMKVILEVGLLTDEEKVKASAICKHAGADFVKTSTGFGHGGATVADIALMREAVGPEMGVKASGGVRDLETVLKLIEAGATRIGASASVAIVSGGSGEGY comes from the coding sequence ATGAGCAACGAATTAACAGGAGCAGCACTGGCTGCTTACTTTGACCATACCTTGTTGAAGCCGGAAGCGACATTCTCGGATATCGTCAAATTGTGCACGGAGGCGAAGCAAAACAAGTTTGCGACCGTCTGTATCAATCCTTACTGGGTATCTGAAGCAGCGGAGCAGCTGCAAGGCACGGGCGTCGGCATCACGACGGTAATCGGATTTCCACTCGGGGCTTCGAGCACGTTTTCGAAAGTCGCGGAAGCAAGAGACGCGATCGCGGCCGGAGCGACGGAGATCGATATGGTGTTGAATGTCGGTGCATTGAAGTCCGGCCGTTTCGAGGCCGTGAGTCAGGATGTGCGTGCGGTTGCAGAAGCGTGCAAGGGCCGTGCCGTGATGAAGGTCATTCTGGAGGTCGGCTTGCTGACCGATGAAGAGAAAGTGAAGGCCAGTGCGATTTGCAAGCATGCAGGCGCGGACTTCGTGAAGACGTCTACGGGCTTCGGACATGGCGGAGCTACGGTGGCTGACATCGCGCTCATGCGTGAAGCGGTTGGACCGGAGATGGGCGTTAAAGCATCGGGCGGCGTACGTGATCTGGAAACCGTGCTTAAGCTGATTGAAGCGGGCGCAACGCGAATCGGCGCCAGCGCAAGCGTGGCGATCGTGAGCGGCGGAAGCGGCGAGGGCTATTAA
- a CDS encoding MFS transporter has translation MNFSWERNLAILWIGVFFCSMAYSISIPFLPIFLNTELGVEHHLEAWSGVAFGITFLASALISPYWGSLSDKYGRKPMLIRSGYSLAALYLINYFVHDPYTFLVIRIFQGLLAGFVPSSIALVATNTPEEKTGYALGIMSTSGATGSIIGPLVGGVVSHYFGNREAFLFSSAIVLISALIATFLVKEQNFNRKAARSHVRDDLKHALSNRMFTMLLTMVAVSTFSVMILEPLITVYVLRMGVEKSSASLSSGIIFSAVGIATVIMAPRWGKWGRKFGYKQMLLIGLVGSGIGNLLQVLVSNYIGFGILRFSYGLFFAAVSPSINAMIVQITEADFRGRAFSLNQSAAQIATMAGPIIGGLLGGWMPIRWIFVINGSLLLVSALLFKLRTQNMPEAAAKSG, from the coding sequence ATGAATTTTTCGTGGGAACGCAACTTAGCCATTCTGTGGATCGGTGTTTTTTTCTGCAGCATGGCCTATTCAATCTCGATACCGTTTCTGCCGATTTTCCTGAATACGGAGCTTGGCGTCGAGCATCATTTGGAAGCCTGGTCTGGCGTAGCGTTTGGCATTACGTTTCTGGCCAGCGCGCTGATCTCGCCATATTGGGGGTCGTTATCCGATAAATACGGTCGCAAGCCGATGCTGATCCGATCTGGCTATAGTCTTGCGGCGCTCTACCTGATCAATTACTTCGTGCATGATCCGTATACATTTCTGGTTATACGCATTTTCCAGGGGCTGCTGGCCGGCTTCGTGCCGTCTTCGATCGCGCTCGTGGCAACGAATACACCGGAGGAGAAGACAGGCTATGCCCTTGGCATCATGTCGACGTCCGGAGCGACGGGAAGCATCATCGGACCGCTGGTCGGCGGCGTCGTGAGCCATTATTTCGGCAACCGCGAAGCCTTCCTGTTCTCGAGTGCCATCGTGCTGATTTCGGCGCTGATCGCGACGTTCCTCGTCAAGGAGCAGAACTTCAACCGCAAAGCAGCCAGGTCGCATGTGCGGGATGATTTGAAGCATGCGCTCTCGAACCGGATGTTCACGATGCTGCTCACGATGGTTGCGGTCAGCACGTTCTCCGTCATGATTCTGGAGCCGCTCATTACGGTCTACGTGCTGCGCATGGGGGTAGAGAAGAGCAGCGCATCGCTGAGCTCCGGCATTATTTTCTCGGCGGTGGGCATTGCCACGGTCATCATGGCGCCGCGCTGGGGCAAGTGGGGGCGGAAATTCGGCTACAAGCAGATGCTGCTGATCGGGCTTGTCGGCAGCGGGATCGGCAATTTGCTGCAGGTACTGGTGTCGAACTACATCGGCTTCGGCATTCTGCGGTTCAGCTACGGTCTCTTCTTCGCCGCTGTATCGCCGTCGATTAATGCGATGATCGTGCAGATTACGGAAGCGGATTTCCGCGGCAGAGCGTTCAGCCTCAATCAGTCGGCTGCCCAGATCGCCACGATGGCAGGTCCGATTATCGGCGGGCTGCTCGGCGGCTGGATGCCGATTCGCTGGATTTTCGTCATCAACGGGAGCTTGCTGCTGGTGTCGGCGCTGTTGTTTAAGCTGAGGACGCAGAACATGCCTGAAGCTGCCGCCAAGTCAGGGTGA
- a CDS encoding 3-hydroxybutyryl-CoA dehydrogenase: MDIHSVSVVGAGQMGSGIAQVAALSGCRVLLHDTDDARVSEALAGIGGRLADSAAKGRIAPEAASEALARIHPGGGLEHAAGADLVIEAATESMPVKKAIFSALDGICGERAILASNTSSLSVTELAAATRRPEQVIGMHFMNPVPVMKLVEMIRGLRTSDETYARTAGLAERMGKTPLEVRDFPGFVSNRILMPMINEAIYTVYEGVASAEAVDGILKLGMNHPMGPLALADLIGLDTCLAIMETLHDGFGDSKYRPCPLLRSYVHAGWLGRKSGRGFYVYGEGS, encoded by the coding sequence ATGGATATCCATTCGGTTTCAGTCGTCGGCGCCGGGCAGATGGGCAGCGGCATCGCGCAGGTCGCGGCGTTATCAGGCTGCCGGGTGCTGCTGCATGATACGGACGATGCGCGGGTATCGGAGGCACTTGCCGGCATCGGCGGCCGGCTGGCGGACAGTGCCGCCAAGGGGCGCATCGCGCCGGAGGCGGCTTCGGAGGCGCTGGCCCGCATCCATCCGGGCGGCGGGCTGGAGCATGCGGCAGGTGCCGATCTGGTCATTGAAGCGGCGACGGAGAGCATGCCGGTGAAGAAGGCGATCTTCTCCGCGCTGGACGGAATATGCGGGGAAAGGGCGATTTTGGCGAGCAATACGTCTTCGCTGTCGGTGACGGAATTGGCTGCGGCGACGCGGCGGCCGGAGCAGGTCATCGGCATGCATTTCATGAATCCCGTGCCCGTGATGAAGCTGGTGGAGATGATCCGGGGGCTGCGCACGAGCGACGAGACGTACGCAAGAACGGCGGGCCTCGCCGAAAGGATGGGGAAGACGCCGCTTGAGGTGCGGGATTTCCCCGGGTTCGTGAGCAACCGGATTCTCATGCCGATGATCAACGAGGCGATCTATACCGTGTATGAAGGCGTCGCTTCAGCGGAGGCCGTGGACGGGATCCTGAAGCTCGGGATGAATCACCCCATGGGCCCGCTCGCCCTAGCTGATCTCATCGGCTTGGACACATGCCTCGCCATTATGGAAACGCTGCATGACGGCTTCGGCGATTCCAAATACAGGCCCTGTCCGCTGCTTCGCAGCTATGTGCACGCAGGCTGGCTGGGACGCAAGAGCGGCCGCGGGTTCTACGTTTACGGGGAAGGGAGCTGA
- a CDS encoding acetyl-CoA C-acyltransferase, with product MAETVIVGSARTPIGKFGGALKGFTAAELGGIAIQGALRRGGVAPQAVDEVIMGMAVGAGAGQNPARQAAMHAGLGAHVPAETVNKVCASGMRSLTLAAQVITAGDAELIVAGGMESMSSVPHALPDLRFGRRLGNGGAADLLLRDGLRCAFADRHMGDYADSIAAEYGISRTEQDEWALRSHERAVLGKLQGIFHSEIIPVPLAGGSPESQSHVFAVDTDEAPRGDTSAAKLAALRPSFSADGTGTVTAGNAPGLNDGASALIVASKVRALREGYTPQAVLLGHAAVAVEPRLYPIAPVLAVQKLLQRQGLQLDAVDRIELNEAFAVVVLACGKLLGWDSSKVNVHGGAIALGHPVGASGARIVVTLMNGLRRRGGGLGIAAICSGGGQGDALLIRVDG from the coding sequence GTGGCTGAAACGGTAATCGTCGGCAGCGCACGCACGCCGATCGGCAAGTTTGGCGGTGCATTAAAAGGGTTTACGGCGGCGGAGCTTGGCGGCATCGCGATTCAAGGGGCCCTTCGTCGGGGCGGGGTCGCCCCGCAAGCCGTTGACGAAGTGATCATGGGCATGGCGGTCGGAGCCGGGGCGGGGCAGAACCCGGCTCGGCAGGCCGCGATGCATGCGGGTCTTGGCGCCCACGTACCCGCCGAGACCGTGAACAAAGTATGCGCCTCCGGCATGCGCAGCCTTACTTTGGCTGCGCAAGTCATCACGGCAGGCGATGCGGAGCTGATCGTCGCCGGCGGGATGGAGAGCATGAGCAGCGTACCGCATGCGCTGCCCGATCTTCGCTTCGGGCGGCGGCTCGGTAACGGCGGAGCCGCCGATTTGCTGCTGCGCGACGGCCTCCGCTGCGCTTTCGCCGACCGGCATATGGGTGACTATGCCGACAGCATCGCAGCCGAGTACGGCATCAGCCGGACTGAGCAGGACGAATGGGCACTGCGCAGCCATGAACGCGCAGTGCTGGGGAAACTGCAGGGTATCTTTCACAGCGAGATCATCCCGGTGCCCCTTGCCGGAGGAAGCCCCGAGTCGCAGAGCCACGTATTCGCCGTGGACACGGACGAGGCGCCGCGGGGCGATACCAGCGCGGCGAAGCTTGCGGCGCTGCGTCCCTCGTTCTCGGCGGACGGCACCGGCACGGTAACGGCGGGCAACGCCCCGGGCCTTAACGACGGCGCCTCCGCGCTGATCGTCGCGTCCAAGGTGAGGGCGCTGCGCGAAGGCTATACGCCGCAGGCGGTGCTGCTCGGACACGCGGCCGTCGCCGTGGAGCCGCGCCTCTATCCGATCGCGCCGGTGCTTGCCGTGCAGAAGCTGCTGCAGCGTCAAGGTTTGCAGCTGGATGCCGTTGACCGCATCGAGCTGAACGAGGCGTTCGCGGTTGTCGTGCTCGCCTGCGGCAAGCTGCTCGGCTGGGACAGCAGCAAGGTCAACGTGCACGGCGGTGCCATTGCGCTTGGGCATCCCGTCGGCGCAAGCGGCGCGCGGATTGTCGTGACGCTGATGAACGGCCTGCGGCGCCGCGGCGGCGGACTCGGCATCGCCGCGATTTGCAGCGGCGGCGGGCAGGGAGATGCGCTGTTGATTCGGGTTGACGGGTGA
- a CDS encoding acyl-CoA dehydrogenase family protein produces MRFRFTQEQEALRERVRTFAASHVAAAVLAMEESDVFPRALVDEMGRQGLLGLPIASEYGGSGCDMVAYMLAIEEISRVSAAVGVILAVHTSVGTLPIVYHGTPEQKRRCLPQLASGAWLGAFALTEPHAGSDASTIRTAAVRSGDAYVLSGSKVFITNAGEADQYLLFAALQDASAAAPDDLRTGTSGMTAFLVGKDTPGFRVGKKEKKMGLRGSNTCELILEEARIPASQRLGAEGQGFRIAKSALSGGRIGIGAQALGIARAALSQAELGMREAPPRQRERAASELREMAAQVEAAALLVYRAADLLRQGRPCAMEASMAKMFASDTAMSVATRALQWCGGGGLTEEQPAERLFRDAKVTQIYEGTNEIHRIVISGELLKR; encoded by the coding sequence GTGAGGTTTCGGTTTACGCAGGAGCAGGAGGCGCTGCGGGAACGGGTACGGACATTTGCGGCTTCCCATGTGGCTGCGGCCGTTCTGGCGATGGAAGAGAGCGATGTCTTCCCCCGGGCGCTCGTGGATGAGATGGGACGGCAGGGCTTGCTGGGGCTGCCGATTGCGTCGGAATACGGCGGGAGCGGCTGCGATATGGTCGCCTACATGCTGGCCATCGAGGAAATCTCGCGGGTCAGCGCGGCAGTCGGGGTCATTCTGGCGGTGCATACATCGGTCGGAACCTTGCCAATTGTCTATCACGGCACCCCGGAGCAGAAGCGCCGCTGCCTGCCGCAGCTTGCCTCCGGCGCTTGGCTGGGCGCGTTTGCGCTGACGGAACCGCATGCGGGCTCGGACGCTTCGACCATTCGGACGGCGGCTGTGCGCAGCGGGGATGCGTATGTGCTGTCAGGGTCCAAGGTGTTTATTACGAACGCGGGGGAGGCGGATCAGTATCTGTTGTTCGCTGCGTTGCAGGACGCCAGCGCAGCAGCGCCGGACGACCTGCGGACGGGAACGAGCGGCATGACAGCCTTTCTCGTGGGCAAGGATACGCCCGGCTTCCGCGTCGGGAAGAAGGAGAAGAAGATGGGGCTCCGCGGCTCCAATACATGCGAGCTCATCCTGGAGGAGGCGCGGATTCCGGCTTCGCAGCGGCTTGGCGCGGAAGGGCAAGGCTTCCGCATTGCCAAATCCGCGCTGAGCGGCGGCCGCATCGGCATCGGCGCGCAGGCGCTCGGCATCGCGCGGGCCGCGCTGTCGCAGGCGGAGCTCGGCATGCGCGAGGCGCCGCCGCGCCAGCGGGAGAGAGCCGCAAGCGAGCTGCGCGAGATGGCGGCGCAGGTGGAGGCGGCCGCGCTGCTCGTCTACCGCGCCGCGGATCTGCTGCGGCAGGGCAGGCCCTGCGCGATGGAAGCGTCGATGGCCAAAATGTTCGCCAGCGATACGGCGATGAGCGTCGCGACGCGGGCGCTGCAGTGGTGCGGAGGTGGCGGATTGACGGAGGAGCAGCCGGCGGAGCGGCTGTTCCGGGATGCGAAGGTAACGCAGATCTATGAAGGCACGAACGAGATTCATCGGATCGTGATTTCGGGTGAGCTGCTTAAGCGATAG
- a CDS encoding ABC transporter permease, with protein sequence MWTTLVQIFPYAIMFTIPLLITALGGLFSERSGVVNIGLEGLMIIGSFTSAFTIYKLNAAWPGHPMQSIWIGLLIATVVGILFSLLHAFASIHLSANQVISGTAINMIAGAITVFLSRNITGSGNIRLENGFQPFNVPGLSHIPVLGPLLFSKTYWTTWIILAIVLFSAFLLKKTPFGLRLRSCGEYPQAAEAAGVNVRRMRYIGVIISGAFAGLGGAIHLVTISGEFTGSVSGLGFLALAALIFGQWRPLGILAATLFFGFATTIANVSQVIPALAEIPPYILKVFPYAVTLIALVVFSKSSQAPKAAGEVFDSGKR encoded by the coding sequence ATGTGGACGACACTTGTTCAAATATTTCCTTACGCGATCATGTTTACGATTCCGCTGCTCATTACCGCTTTGGGCGGGCTGTTCAGCGAGCGAAGCGGCGTAGTCAATATCGGTCTAGAAGGGCTCATGATTATCGGCTCGTTCACGAGCGCGTTCACGATCTACAAATTGAACGCGGCTTGGCCGGGACATCCGATGCAGTCCATCTGGATTGGTCTGCTGATTGCGACGGTCGTCGGCATTCTCTTCTCCCTGCTGCACGCCTTCGCGAGCATCCATCTGAGCGCCAATCAAGTCATCAGCGGTACCGCAATTAACATGATCGCTGGTGCGATTACCGTATTCCTGTCGCGCAACATTACAGGCAGCGGCAATATTCGGCTTGAAAATGGATTTCAGCCCTTTAATGTACCGGGGTTGTCCCATATTCCGGTTCTTGGGCCGCTTCTCTTCTCCAAGACCTACTGGACGACGTGGATCATTCTCGCTATCGTGCTGTTCAGTGCCTTCTTGCTGAAGAAGACGCCATTCGGCCTGCGTCTTCGTTCTTGCGGCGAGTATCCGCAGGCAGCAGAGGCGGCCGGCGTTAACGTCAGACGGATGCGGTACATCGGCGTTATCATTTCCGGTGCTTTCGCAGGTCTTGGCGGCGCCATTCACTTGGTTACGATTTCGGGGGAATTTACGGGCTCCGTATCGGGCCTTGGCTTCCTTGCTCTCGCGGCATTGATCTTCGGCCAATGGCGGCCGCTCGGTATTCTCGCGGCGACGCTGTTCTTCGGCTTCGCAACGACGATTGCCAACGTGTCGCAGGTTATTCCGGCATTGGCTGAGATTCCGCCGTATATCCTTAAAGTGTTTCCATACGCAGTGACATTGATCGCGCTGGTGGTGTTCTCCAAGAGTTCGCAGGCACCTAAAGCGGCAGGGGAGGTATTCGATTCCGGTAAACGTTAA
- a CDS encoding ABC transporter permease: MRSIVISLFAVLFGLLGGAILMAATGHDPIEGYKFLFQGGLKNSERFGNTLATGTPLVFTGLSVAFAFRTGLFNIGAAGQMLFGGFCATVIGLNVDTSRPLLLAMMILAAILGGGVWAYIPGLLKARFNVHEVVSTIMMNWVAYWTVYYAVPAYLKGEQIETESRLLPDKATLKAMHLSDLFGGSYVNMGLYLGVIATILIAFIINRTTLGYELKAVGHNRHSAEYGGIRVNQSIIRSMLISGALSGLGGLAQYAGNGANIQIGVLPSQGYDGIAVALLGANSPLGVLLSAMFFGLLYSGRGFMNAMTEIPPEIADSIIAIIIYFAATSVLLDKLITRILNKRRAPSMPVNGGTGGPVNGKEKG; this comes from the coding sequence ATGAGAAGCATCGTGATATCCCTGTTTGCGGTATTGTTCGGCTTACTCGGCGGCGCAATTCTGATGGCAGCGACAGGGCATGATCCCATAGAGGGATACAAGTTCCTCTTTCAAGGCGGCTTAAAAAATTCCGAGCGCTTCGGCAATACGCTGGCAACGGGAACGCCGCTCGTATTCACCGGCTTGTCGGTAGCATTCGCTTTCCGTACGGGGCTGTTCAACATCGGGGCAGCGGGACAAATGCTGTTCGGCGGCTTCTGCGCAACCGTAATCGGCCTCAATGTGGATACGTCCAGACCGCTGCTGCTAGCGATGATGATTCTGGCAGCGATCCTTGGCGGCGGTGTATGGGCGTATATTCCGGGCTTGCTTAAAGCGCGGTTCAACGTTCACGAGGTTGTATCCACGATTATGATGAACTGGGTCGCCTATTGGACGGTGTATTACGCCGTGCCTGCTTACTTGAAAGGGGAGCAGATCGAGACGGAGTCCAGGCTCCTTCCCGATAAGGCGACGCTTAAAGCGATGCATTTGTCGGATCTGTTCGGCGGCTCCTATGTCAATATGGGTCTATACCTTGGGGTAATTGCTACGATTCTCATCGCGTTCATCATTAACAGAACAACGCTTGGGTACGAGCTCAAAGCGGTCGGTCACAACCGGCATTCCGCCGAGTACGGCGGTATTCGCGTCAACCAAAGCATCATTCGTTCCATGCTGATCTCCGGCGCGCTATCCGGCCTCGGCGGCTTGGCTCAATACGCGGGCAACGGTGCGAACATTCAGATCGGCGTGCTGCCGTCGCAAGGGTACGACGGAATCGCCGTTGCGCTGCTCGGCGCGAATTCCCCGCTTGGCGTGCTGCTGTCCGCGATGTTCTTTGGATTACTATATTCGGGACGCGGCTTTATGAACGCCATGACGGAAATACCGCCGGAAATCGCGGATTCGATTATCGCGATCATTATCTACTTTGCGGCTACGAGCGTGCTGCTCGATAAGCTGATTACGCGGATATTAAACAAAAGGCGCGCTCCTTCAATGCCGGTTAACGGCGGCACAGGCGGACCGGTCAACGGAAAGGAGAAGGGATAG
- a CDS encoding sugar-binding transcriptional regulator: MYDERTDDKRGKMIDAVRMYYQLDYSQQEIAKQLGVSRPTVSRFIQQAKEEGYVVINIIDPIENNDLLAGQIERKFGLKKVVIVNVPHYADVVVRKYLGVAAAKYLDNIIKDGDIVAATWGTTLYEVALNLQDKHVRDVKVVQLNGGVSHSETSTYASEIISLFGKAFHTIPYFIPLPAIFDNPEVKRTIETDRHIRNILELGKKANVAMVTVGAPTEDSVLIKANYFSDEELKLIYEKGAGDICSRYFNIDGIICSQELDQRTIGIDLNDLKKKEQSILVAGGIRKVDGIYGALRGKYTNVLITDQFTAKYLMDRP, from the coding sequence ATGTATGACGAACGCACTGACGACAAACGAGGGAAAATGATAGATGCCGTTCGGATGTATTACCAGTTGGACTACAGTCAACAGGAAATCGCGAAGCAGCTAGGCGTATCGAGGCCGACGGTCAGTCGGTTCATTCAGCAGGCGAAGGAAGAAGGCTATGTGGTCATCAATATTATTGACCCCATAGAGAACAACGATCTTCTAGCCGGTCAAATCGAACGAAAATTTGGACTCAAGAAAGTGGTCATTGTCAACGTACCGCATTATGCGGATGTCGTTGTACGCAAGTATTTGGGCGTGGCAGCCGCCAAATATCTCGACAATATCATCAAGGACGGCGATATCGTGGCAGCGACGTGGGGAACGACGCTGTATGAAGTAGCGCTTAATTTGCAGGATAAGCATGTAAGGGATGTCAAGGTTGTGCAGTTGAACGGCGGTGTCAGCCACTCCGAGACGAGCACCTATGCCAGCGAAATTATCAGCTTGTTCGGCAAAGCATTTCACACGATTCCGTACTTCATCCCCTTGCCGGCGATTTTCGATAACCCGGAAGTGAAGCGCACGATCGAGACCGACCGCCATATTCGCAATATTCTGGAGCTGGGCAAGAAGGCGAATGTGGCGATGGTGACGGTCGGCGCACCGACGGAAGATTCCGTATTGATCAAGGCGAACTATTTTAGCGATGAAGAGTTGAAGCTGATTTACGAGAAGGGGGCAGGAGACATCTGCTCCCGCTACTTCAATATTGACGGGATCATCTGCTCGCAGGAGCTGGACCAACGGACAATCGGCATTGATTTGAACGACTTGAAGAAGAAGGAGCAATCTATTCTTGTTGCAGGCGGCATTCGCAAAGTAGATGGTATTTACGGTGCTCTTCGAGGCAAATATACGAATGTGCTGATTACCGACCAGTTTACCGCCAAGTACTTGATGGATCGTCCATAA
- a CDS encoding acyl-CoA dehydrogenase family protein — MEFGLSEEEMMIRGMAARFAEQEAARRAAVLDEAERFDRQSFDEMAALGFTALPWPEEDGGAGGGFVSFALVLQELSRVSASLGAALWAHLFLAAWPLVRFGSAEAKEAYLGSLIDGRLPSAGVLPGAAVGGSQLRVGVTAKRDGDSYLLEGQQKYVPGGAHGELFIIYAETAGEPGTSGRGRYNAFILEKNCPGLVIQPVVKKLGLRAAGMAHLSFEGCRIPKAHRLGGEGQGRAIARRASTGVRYGLAAVAAGIAQGALDAALGYAQERAQFGKPIAKHQAIAFLLADMKTAADAAGLLACQAAWREDEGLADEGTSALALSFAADAAMANGIHAVQVYGGYGYMKEYPVERCMRDAKTVQIFKELDLAASQPRTGRGRRRG; from the coding sequence GTGGAATTCGGGCTTTCGGAGGAAGAGATGATGATCCGCGGCATGGCGGCGCGGTTTGCCGAACAGGAGGCAGCGCGGCGGGCAGCCGTGCTGGACGAGGCGGAACGATTCGACAGGCAGTCGTTTGACGAGATGGCGGCATTAGGGTTCACGGCCTTGCCTTGGCCGGAGGAAGACGGCGGCGCCGGAGGAGGTTTTGTCAGCTTCGCGCTGGTGCTGCAGGAGCTGTCCCGGGTCAGCGCATCGCTCGGGGCGGCGCTGTGGGCGCATTTGTTCTTGGCGGCTTGGCCGCTCGTTCGGTTTGGCAGCGCGGAGGCAAAGGAGGCGTATTTGGGCTCGTTGATCGATGGGCGGCTGCCTAGTGCAGGCGTGCTCCCCGGCGCGGCTGTCGGAGGATCGCAGCTGCGGGTCGGCGTAACGGCGAAGCGTGACGGTGACAGTTACCTGCTGGAAGGCCAGCAAAAATACGTTCCCGGCGGCGCGCACGGGGAGCTCTTCATTATCTATGCCGAGACGGCCGGGGAACCGGGAACCAGCGGCCGAGGACGATACAATGCGTTTATTCTGGAAAAGAATTGCCCGGGCCTTGTCATCCAGCCCGTCGTAAAGAAGCTTGGCTTGCGCGCGGCGGGTATGGCGCATCTGTCGTTCGAGGGCTGCCGTATTCCGAAGGCGCATCGGCTCGGCGGGGAAGGACAGGGACGCGCCATAGCAAGGCGAGCTTCCACAGGCGTCCGTTACGGGCTTGCGGCGGTCGCTGCGGGCATCGCACAAGGAGCGCTCGATGCGGCACTTGGTTACGCGCAGGAACGTGCGCAGTTCGGCAAGCCGATCGCGAAGCATCAAGCGATTGCGTTCCTGCTCGCGGATATGAAGACGGCGGCGGACGCGGCCGGGCTGCTGGCTTGCCAGGCGGCCTGGCGCGAGGATGAGGGATTGGCCGACGAGGGGACGTCCGCGCTTGCGCTGAGCTTCGCGGCGGACGCGGCGATGGCGAACGGCATTCATGCGGTGCAGGTGTACGGCGGATACGGCTATATGAAGGAGTATCCCGTAGAGCGCTGCATGCGGGATGCTAAGACCGTCCAAATCTTCAAGGAGCTTGATCTTGCGGCGTCGCAGCCTAGAACGGGAAGGGGGAGGCGCCGTGGCTGA
- a CDS encoding DinB family protein, translated as MLSTPAAGEFGAHFGHYIGLVADRDVLTQLNDNQTQLTSLYTELTTEQSLFRYASGKWSLKEVLGHIVDTERIMSYRMLRIARGDQTPLPGFEENDYVAAADFDSRSIQELLGGYIAVRAATVSLITSIAAEAWTRQGVASGTGMSARAFAYVIAGHERHHLNIIQERYLTAL; from the coding sequence ATGCTTAGCACGCCTGCAGCCGGCGAGTTCGGCGCTCATTTTGGTCATTATATCGGTCTCGTTGCCGACCGGGACGTTCTTACGCAATTAAACGACAATCAGACGCAGTTGACCTCGCTTTATACGGAACTGACGACGGAACAATCGCTGTTCCGGTATGCCTCCGGCAAGTGGAGCCTGAAAGAAGTACTTGGCCACATCGTAGACACGGAGCGGATTATGAGCTACCGGATGCTGCGCATTGCGCGCGGGGATCAGACGCCCCTCCCCGGCTTTGAAGAGAATGATTACGTCGCCGCCGCCGATTTCGACAGCCGTTCCATTCAGGAGCTGCTAGGCGGCTACATAGCTGTGCGCGCCGCCACAGTCAGCCTCATAACGAGCATTGCGGCAGAAGCATGGACACGCCAAGGCGTTGCAAGCGGCACCGGCATGTCTGCCCGCGCATTCGCGTATGTAATCGCTGGGCACGAACGGCATCATTTAAACATCATCCAAGAACGGTATTTAACCGCGCTCTGA
- the queF gene encoding preQ(1) synthase yields MSGRAKEELHGITHLGNQGTSYLFTYSPEVLETFDNKHVSRDYFVKFNCPEFTSLCPITGQPDFATIYISYIPDVKMVESKSLKLYLFSFRNHGDFHEDCMNIIMNDLIALMEPRYIEVWGKFTPRGGISIDPYCNWGRPGTKFEEMANHRLMNHDMYPEKVDNR; encoded by the coding sequence ATGTCAGGAAGAGCAAAAGAAGAATTGCACGGTATTACCCATTTGGGCAACCAAGGGACCTCTTATTTGTTTACTTACAGCCCGGAGGTGCTGGAGACGTTCGACAATAAGCATGTGAGCCGCGATTATTTCGTCAAGTTCAACTGCCCGGAGTTTACGAGCCTATGCCCGATTACGGGACAGCCGGATTTTGCAACCATCTATATTTCTTACATCCCGGACGTGAAAATGGTCGAAAGTAAGTCGCTCAAGCTGTATCTGTTCAGCTTCCGCAACCATGGCGATTTCCATGAAGACTGCATGAACATCATCATGAACGATCTGATCGCGCTGATGGAGCCGCGCTATATCGAGGTATGGGGGAAATTCACGCCGCGCGGCGGCATTTCGATCGACCCGTACTGCAACTGGGGCCGCCCCGGCACGAAATTCGAGGAAATGGCAAACCATCGTCTCATGAATCACGATATGTATCCCGAGAAAGTAGACAATCGCTAG